AATGCTACTCAGGGGAAACGGCGCCCCTGTCGGCCGTCGCGGGAACCGCGTCAGGTGCCGGCGTCGCCGAGGATGTCGAGACGTCTCACGGGGGCGGGAAGGCGCCGGGGGGCGCGCTCTATCGGCGCTATGTCGCGCTGAAGGAGTGGCGTCGTCCGCGCAAGCTGGGCGGGTCGGTGTTGTGGCTGATCCTGCTCTGGGCGCTGGCCTGGATGATGATCGCGGTCGTCGGCGCCAGCCTGATCAATCCCGTCCTGGAGATGATCGACCGCCTGCGGTGACGCCTTCGCCGCGGGAGTTGCGCATGATTGACTATAGGTAGGACAGTTCCTGGGTGGCCGGGCCGCGCCATGGGCTGCAAGCTGGACGTTCGATGTTTTCCACTCAGGTCATTTTGATCGCCTTGAACGTCGTCGCCTTCTGTCTGTTGTGGTGGCGAGGACGGCTGCTTGATCGCTTGGCGGTGGTGCTGCTGGTCCTGGGGACGGCAGGTTCCTTCGCTTTCGGCGGCGTGATCTGGAAGGGCGCTTATGTAGGCGTCTTCCTCGTGGACGCTCTTTGTTTCGTCGGTCTCTGGATTCTGGCGGAGCGGGCGAACCGCTGGTGGATCGTCCTGACGGCAGGCTTCCAGTTGATCGGCACCCTGGCTCATTTCGCGCCCTTTCTGGCCCACGAGCGGCTGGCCTGGGCACAGGTCACGCTGATGTGGGCCATCTGGGTTCTCGTCGGCCTGACCGCATTTTTCGGCGTCTGGGAGGTTGAGGCCGACCGGCGCTTCGCCCTGGAGGGGCGTCATGGCTCAAAACTGGTCGTTGGAGGCGGCGCGGGCGCTGCTGCGGCAATGGAATAGCCGCGCGATCGAAACCTCGGTGCGCACCGGCGGCCTGGCGGCCGACCTGAACGCGGTCGAGGCCTGGCTGCTGGATCAGCGGCCGGAATCCCTGGCCGAGGCCGAGCGGCTGCTGGAGCTGATCGTCTCGCACGAGGCGGGCGGCGGCCGGGGGCTGGAGCAGTTGTGCCGGGTGGGCGGCGCCGTGCGCAACGACGTCGATCCGCACCGCAGCCGGGTCGAGCACAGCTTCGCCCCGCAGGCCTCGGGGCCCCTGGCCGGGCGCGCCTGAAAGTCACCGAGCGCTGACCTAAGGGAAGGGTTTTAACGGCGCCGTTCGGCTGGTAGATCGCGGGCCTGTCCGCGACGAAGCTTTACGCCGTCGCTCCGCCAAGCGGTTTTTCCTCCCATGTTTCTCGCTTTCCGCGCCGCGTCTCTCGCGTCCGCCTCTCTGTCCGTGCTCGCTTTCGCCGCACCTGCCCTCGCCGAAACCGGCTTGGCCGAGGCGCCCGCCGAGGCCGGACCGACCCAGGTGTCCGAGATCGTGGTGACGGCCGAGCGGCGCGAGGCGCCCCTGGCGGCGACGCCCCTGTCGCTGACGGTCGCCGCCCAGCCCCTGCTGAACGATGCGGGCGTGCGCGACATCAAGGATCTGCAGATTCTGACGCCGGGCCTGATCGTGGCCTCGACCTCGAACCAGACCTTCACCACCGCCCGCATCCGCGGCGTCGGCACGGTGGGCGACAATCCGGGGCTGGAAAGCTCGGTCGGCGTCATGATCGACGGCGTCTATCGGCCCCGCAACGGGGTGGCCCTGGGCGACCTGGGCGAGGTCGAGCGCGTAGAGGTGCTGAAGGGGCCGCAGGCGACCCTGTTCGGCAAGAACGCCTCCGCCGGCGTCATCAACGTCGTCACCGCCGCCCCGTCGTTCGACGCGCGCATGGCGGGCGAGGCGACGTTCGGCGACTATGGCGTGCGCGGCGGCTCCGCCTCCCTGACCGGCCCGCTCGTGGACGAGGTCCTGGCCGGGCGCCTCTATGTCGCGGCGCGTCGCCGCGACGGCCTCTATGAGGTGAAGACGGGAGAGGGGCCGCGCACCTCGACCGACGACCAGACCGAACACTACGACACCGTGCGCGGCCAGCTGCTGTGGCGCGCCACGCCGAACCTGACCGCGCGCCTGACCGCCGACTGGACCGAGCGGGACGAGCGCTGCTGCGTCGGCGTGCAGCTGGCGACCGGAAGCACGGCGCCGCTGCTGGCGACCTTCGCGCCCGACGGCGGGGTGGCGGCGACGCCGAAGCCGTGGGACCGCGTGGCCTATTCCAACCGCGACACCAGCACCCGCATCCGCGACAAGGGCCTGGCCCTGCACCTGAGCGCCGACCTGGGCTGGGCGAGGCTGGAAAGCACCTCGGCCGTGCGCGACTGGCGCGGCGTGATCAGCCAGGACTGGGACTTCACCTCGGCCGACCTGGCCTATCGCCCCGACGACGGCAGCTGGTCCAACCGCTTCCGCACCCTGACGCAGGAGGTCCGCCTGTCGGGCCAGCGCGGCCGCCTGGACTGGGCCGCCGGCGCCTTCCTGTCGGACGAGAAGCTGACGCGTCGCGACAGCCTGTTCTACGGCGCGGACTATGAAGGCTACGTCAGCCGCCTGCTGTCGCGCTCGGCGACGAATCCGCTGGGCGATCCGGCTTTCGTCTCGACCCTGACCGGTCTGCCGGTGGGGCAGAGCTTCGTCGAGGGCGAGGGGCAGCTGGACCGCTACTGGCAGACGGCCCGGAGCGCCGCCCTGTTCGCCCAGGCTTCCTACGCCGTGACCGACCGCCTGACCCTGACCGGGGGCCTGCGCCGCACCCACGAAACCAAGGACATGAGCGCGGCCTATGACAACACCGACGGCGGCCGCGCCTGCGCCGCCGCCCTGGCCAATGGCGTCATCAACGGCACCCTGTGCCTGCCGTGGTCGAACCCGGCCTTCAACGGCCTGAAGACGACCGAGACGGTCAAGGACGAGGCCTGGACCGGCCTAGCCCGCGCTGAATATCAGGCCGGCGAGGGCGTGCGCCTCTACGCCGGTTGGTCGCGCGGCCGCAAGAACGGCGGCTTCAACCTGGATCGCGGGCAGACCAACCGCGTCCCCGACGCCTCGCGCGCCTTCGGGGCGGAAACCGCCGACGCCTGGGAAGCCGGGGTCAAGAGCGTGATGCTGGACCGCCGCCTGCTGGTGTCGGCCGCCGCCTTCCGCCAGACCTATGACGACTTCCAGCTGAACACCTTCCTGGGCACGACCTTCCTGGTCCGCTCCATCCCGGAGGTGCGGGCCAAGGGCGTCGAGGCGGACGTCATGCTTCTGCCGTTCGAGGGGCTGTCGCTGCAGGGCGGCGTGACCTACGCCCAGACCGAATACGGCGACGATCCCATCGCCGGCCTGCCGCTGCTGGCCGGGCGTCGTCTGAACTTCGCCCCGCTGTGGAGCGGATCGCTGGCCGGGACCTATGAACGGCCGGTGGGCGCGGGCCTGACCGGGCGCGTCACCCTGACGGCCAAGTATTCGTCCGAATACAACACCGGCTCGGACCTGGACCCGGCCAAGAGCCAGCCCGGCTTCTGGCTGGTCGACGGCCGCGTCGCCCTGGCCAGGGATGACGCCTGGAGCGTCGAGCTGTGGGGCAAGAACCTGTTCGACCAGGACTATCGCCAGGTGGCCTTCGGCGCGCCCTTCCAGTCGGGCACCCTCGGCGCCTTCCTCGGCGCGCCGCGCACGGTGGGCGTGACGTTGCGGGTGATGCGCTGACTCGAGGCTGACGGATGAGGGGGTGCGGGACGTTCACCTCGCGCCCCTTATCTGACGAGGCGAGCCCCCTCATCCGGCCCTGAAGGGCCGCCTTCTCCCACAAGGGGAGAAGGAAAGGCGGGAGCGGCCTGGTCTCAGGTCTTGTCGCGGGCCGCGGCCTTGGCCGCGCGCTCGGCCTGGCCGCGCCAGCCGTAGCCTTCGCCGTGCTTGCCGACGCTGATGAAGGTGGCTTCCTCGGCCTTGTGGAAATACTGCTCGGCCACCATCCAGCCCTTGAACGGCCGCAGCACGCCCAGGCACATGATCGCCAGGACCGGGAAGGTCACCAGGGCGTGCACCCACAGCGGCGGGTGCAGGCTGAATTCGAAGATCATGAAGGCGACCATGCCGACCACGCCGACCGCGCACATGACGAAGAAGGCCGGGCCGTCCGCCGGATCGGCGAAGCCGTAGTCCAGGCCGCACTTCGAGCACGAGTCGCGCAATTGCAGATAGCCCTTGAACACCGGGCCTTCGCCGCAACGCGGACAACGGCCGCGCAGGCCGGTCTTGAGCGGGCTCAAGGGAGGATAGGCGGAATCTGACACGGCAAGGATCCTGACGGCGAACAACGTGAGCCGATGTCCGCCTTTCGACCCCCTCGTGCAAGCGGGTGTTTTGTCCCACGTCGCGCCGGGCCGCGGCTTTAACTCCCGTTAACCGCGATTAAAGCCCTTCGCGCGAGCATGCGCGGGATATGTCCGGGGCCTCCGCCAAGAAGCGCGTTCTGCAGACGACCGTGGCGGCCGCCGCGGCGGGCGTCGTCGTCTTCGCGCCCCTGGCCCCGTCTCCGGCGCAGTCCCAGGCGGGCGCGCCGGTCGAAATCCGCATCGGCGCCAACGCCGGCTTCACCAAGATCGAATTCGCCGGCGTCGTGGGATCGCGCGCGCGGGTGCGCCAGGACGGCCGCACCGTCGTCATCCGCATCGGCACGACCGCCGCCCCCGACGTCAGCCGCCTGCGGGTCGACCCGCCCAAGGGACTGGAGAAGATAGAGACCCGCGCCGCCCAGGGGGCGACCGAGCTGGTCCTGACCCTGGCCGAGGGGGCGGGCGCGACCAGCGGGATCGCCGACGGCGCCGTCTGGCTGAACCTCTACGCCCCCGGTGCGAAAGGCGACGGCGCGCGGCCCTCGCCCGTGCCCATCGGCGGGGCGGTGCCGGTGGCGGCCGAGGTCAAGGGCCAGCAGACCGTGCTGCGCTTCGCCTGGAGCGGCCCCGTCGGCGCCGCCGTCTTCCGGCGCGGGGAGGCGGTCTGGGCTGTCTTCGACCACGCCGCCCGCATGGAGATGAAGGGCGAGGGGCTGGACGGCGCCCGCTGGGCGGCCGGTCCTGACTTCACCGCCGTCCGCCTTCCAATCGAACCGGGCCAGGCCGTCGCCGCCCGCGCCGAGGGCTCCGCCTGGGTCGTGACCATCGGCGGAACCGCCCCGACGCCGAGCGGCGTCGACGTCGAGCGCGACGACGCGGTCAAGGCGTCGCTGACGGCGCGCATGGCGGGGGCGACCCGCACCGTCTGGCTGACCGACCCCATGATCGGCGACCGCTTCGCCGCCGTCACCGCCCTGGCCCCCGGCAAGGGGTTGAAGACGGGGCGTCGCACGGTGGACGCCGGCTTCCTGCCCACCGCCCACGGCCTGGCGGTCGAGACTCCGACCGACGACCTGACCGTGGTCGCCGACGGGGACCTGGTCACGGTGACGCGTCCGCGCGGCCTGACCCTGTCCTCGCCGACGGCGCGGCTGGCGGCGGCGACCGAGAGAGGCAACGCCCCGCGCGCCGCATTGCGCCCGGCCCTAATCCTTGCCGAATGGGCCGCCGACGCGAGCGAGGGCGGCTTTATCGCCCGCCACCGCGCCCTGCGCGACGCGGCCGAACGCGAAAGCGGCCGCGCCGCCGAGGACCCGCGCGCGCCGATCGAGGCGCGGCTGGCCTACGCGCGCTTCCTGGTGGGGCACGGTCTGGGGTTCGAGGCGATCGGGGCGCTGGACGCCCTGGTCAAGCAGACCCCCGCCATGCAGGGGGTGGTTGAGGTGCGCGGCCTGCGCGGCGCCGCCCGCGCCTCCATAGGCCGTTTCGCCGAGGCGGAGGCCGACTTCTCTTCCGGGGCGCTGGCCGGCGATCCTTCGACCAAGGTGTGGCAGGGCTATATCGCCGCCCAGCAGGGCGACTGGGCCAGGGCGCGGCGCCTGTTCGCGGCCGGGGCGGGCGTGGTCGACGGCTTCGCCCCCGAATGGCGCGCCCGCTTCGGCGCGGCCCACGCCATGGCGGCGGTCGAGACCGGCGACGCCGACGCCGCGCGGGAACTGCTGGCTTATGTCTTCAGCCAGCCGGGCGTCTCGGCGCCCGACCAACTGACCGCCCGCCTGGTCCAGGCCCGCCTGTTCGAGCTGGAGCAGAAGCCCGACCGCGCCCTGGCCCTCTACAAGGCCGTGGCCCGCGCGCCGCTGGACGGCATCGCCACGCCCGCGCGCCTGGGCGTCATCAAGCTGGAGATGGCCAAGGGAACGCTGAAGGCCGATGCGGCCGCCGCCCAGCTGGAAGCGCTGAAATGGCGCTGGCGCGGCGACGCGACCGAACTGGCGGTGATCCGCACTCTGGGCGAGCTTTATCTGTCGCAGGGGCGCTATCGCGAGGCCCTGACCACCCTCAAGACGGCCGGACCGAAGATTGTCACCCTGCCGGGCGGGGACCGGCTGCAAGCCGATCTGGACAACGCCTTCCGCGCCCTGTTCCTGGAAGGCGCGGCCGACGGCCTGCAGCCGGTGCAGGCCCTGGCGCTGTTCTTCGACTTCCGCGAGCTGACGCCGGTGGGCGCCGACGGCGACGAGATGGTGCGCCGCCTGGCCCGGCGCCTGATCGACGTCGACCTGCTGGACCAAGCGGCGGAGTTGCT
The nucleotide sequence above comes from Brevundimonas naejangsanensis. Encoded proteins:
- a CDS encoding helix-turn-helix domain-containing protein, with protein sequence MRQASQIDSLTPRELEVLRLAADRLGDKEIAQRLNLSPRTVQNHLHRAYEKLGVSNRLQAARRLSECYSGETAPLSAVAGTASGAGVAEDVETSHGGGKAPGGALYRRYVALKEWRRPRKLGGSVLWLILLWALAWMMIAVVGASLINPVLEMIDRLR
- a CDS encoding TonB-dependent receptor; this translates as MFLAFRAASLASASLSVLAFAAPALAETGLAEAPAEAGPTQVSEIVVTAERREAPLAATPLSLTVAAQPLLNDAGVRDIKDLQILTPGLIVASTSNQTFTTARIRGVGTVGDNPGLESSVGVMIDGVYRPRNGVALGDLGEVERVEVLKGPQATLFGKNASAGVINVVTAAPSFDARMAGEATFGDYGVRGGSASLTGPLVDEVLAGRLYVAARRRDGLYEVKTGEGPRTSTDDQTEHYDTVRGQLLWRATPNLTARLTADWTERDERCCVGVQLATGSTAPLLATFAPDGGVAATPKPWDRVAYSNRDTSTRIRDKGLALHLSADLGWARLESTSAVRDWRGVISQDWDFTSADLAYRPDDGSWSNRFRTLTQEVRLSGQRGRLDWAAGAFLSDEKLTRRDSLFYGADYEGYVSRLLSRSATNPLGDPAFVSTLTGLPVGQSFVEGEGQLDRYWQTARSAALFAQASYAVTDRLTLTGGLRRTHETKDMSAAYDNTDGGRACAAALANGVINGTLCLPWSNPAFNGLKTTETVKDEAWTGLARAEYQAGEGVRLYAGWSRGRKNGGFNLDRGQTNRVPDASRAFGAETADAWEAGVKSVMLDRRLLVSAAAFRQTYDDFQLNTFLGTTFLVRSIPEVRAKGVEADVMLLPFEGLSLQGGVTYAQTEYGDDPIAGLPLLAGRRLNFAPLWSGSLAGTYERPVGAGLTGRVTLTAKYSSEYNTGSDLDPAKSQPGFWLVDGRVALARDDAWSVELWGKNLFDQDYRQVAFGAPFQSGTLGAFLGAPRTVGVTLRVMR
- a CDS encoding DUF983 domain-containing protein; its protein translation is MFKGYLQLRDSCSKCGLDYGFADPADGPAFFVMCAVGVVGMVAFMIFEFSLHPPLWVHALVTFPVLAIMCLGVLRPFKGWMVAEQYFHKAEEATFISVGKHGEGYGWRGQAERAAKAAARDKT